Proteins from one Coleofasciculus chthonoplastes PCC 7420 genomic window:
- a CDS encoding translocation/assembly module TamB domain-containing protein, whose protein sequence is MTNVPPPSNEPESNSNEQPESPPPRRSRRRRWLIGISIILLVGIAGGMGFAWYFIQQMLAPLVARNLTQLLQRPVEIGEVERFSLTGLRFDSAALPPTDTEPDRASIEAVEVQYDLLPLIFDRRLELNVTLIEPDVYIEQAVDGSWMPLELKEQGEPGPIEVDLQQLGVRNAEVQLVPRSTEGKQQSPVAIAIPQGSSQFLQDNDIIRFDVQGEIASGGTFNLQGEHLFPTSATHLQVDGQNVKASTLDRLIPLPLDVNAGNVGGDLEITIKPDQPLQFLGNATLNNVTAQVPQLPQAFANTNGRLRFKETTIRLEDVTTQFGQIPVTANGSVDLETGFNLTAQTQAVQIKTVLQTFNLEETPVPLSGEVKAALLVTGSLTQPLVKGEAVTTKPTQIDRVTFSTISTDFTLTTPAQPQDPTRLAVRNLQAQPAIGGKITGEGVIELGEKGGLQFNLQANNLPTTALAKTYNTTLPIPVGNLSGTAKIFGPLDNPQNIRATGRATVQAAGGTVTATNLQVLDNRLTALVQAQGVELSQLADVPSQFQGTVAGQFTLSTPLDQFALSQIRAQGKGRLSLAGGTIGVENIQLSQGRWRANVDANGVQLGELAPQIPDALQEPINATFALSGSLADPSVSGISGIGQVALTAAGGRINLEEVTLDKGRWQARIDANRIQLAEFAPQLPPQLESPFSGTFVASGSLDEFSPSAINVAGEGQLNVGGGTVQVSNLDVNAGRWQATVAANRVGLAGVVPQLPSQLSGNLTGIMNLSGSLDQLALETIRGDGNALINLAGGVVRARDINLAAGRWQADVQAAGLELARLAPELPPQFAGVLAGNFDLSGSLEKVALDQIQAQGQGRLAVAGGTVRATGVQLNNGTLQAKLNPQGIELARFGEQLSGTLSGNVDVSTSLETLTPEAIARSLTAAGQLRFSQGFALIDRPVNTTFRWTGQGIDLQQLTAEGLSASGFIGVNPAQLDQGIGAVGNFNLDVAANNLDLAELSAYLPPAAADVDVDVAGLADFTGTIVGTVTNPRVQGNLELEDFAVSGLTFEEELAGSVTFIPGEGVDLDLQGETDQIEVALGSDYLPVSFNIRRGDAIATGTRQGNVLRVNTENIPIALIKDIAPVPVALETQPLVGDISGEVAINLNTFDVALDQVELTGPIFGSRLPGEAAPGENLYSLSGRITQTPTGPEFQGTLNIEQGQLETLVAGLQLIDLTTTPPTTPTAPLDIAQVGMPQAKLQTQLRRLSEIETLLRQRQQAEEEAEILPDLEELDGTFSGTVRISGSLASGINAKFDIEGQDWEWGDYQVNQATLQGSFQEGVLTLLPVTLRSGESFATFSGAIGGETQSGQLRLENFPIALIRDVVDLPPAIGPISGSLDATATLSGSLANPQARGSVTVTDATLNQEAIETLQGSFSYSDARLRFLAESIPTDEGEPQLVVQGSIPYQLPVPDAIAPESEVLRLSVNVEDEGLALLNILTRQQVVWRGGTGSVNLDIQGSFDQEEGRPRGVRAQGTAIVEGATIASQALPEPLTDVTGEIEFNFDRVDVNSLTANYGGGQITAAGTLPISQPIPQPNPLTVNIGELAINLKALYRGQIQQSQVVLTGTALNPTIGGEINLVDGTVPLPEQDGSAGTAVGTGGNTEEGIVFEFNDLKITLVEDIQIRKAPILNFLAEGTLIVNGTLEDLRPDGVIQLTRGQVNLFTTQFRLARGHENTAEFIPGQGLDPYLNVRLVTSVAEATQRRLPTNAQTAEIADVPDFELGAVQTVRVIAQVEGPASQLEDRLELTSTPARSEAEIVAMLGGGFVDTLGRGNSTLGLANLAGSAVLGPVGNFIADALPLSEFRLFPTIIPDDEERASSLGFAAEAGVDITQNFSVSVLKELTTGEPFQYNLRYRLNDNVLLRGGTDFSGDSRAIIEYRRRF, encoded by the coding sequence ATGACCAATGTACCCCCTCCCAGTAACGAACCGGAATCCAATTCCAATGAACAACCGGAATCTCCACCGCCTCGGCGATCGCGACGTCGGCGTTGGTTAATTGGGATCAGTATCATCCTGCTGGTGGGAATCGCTGGGGGGATGGGTTTTGCGTGGTATTTTATCCAACAGATGTTGGCACCCTTGGTGGCGAGAAACCTCACCCAACTCCTACAACGCCCCGTGGAAATTGGCGAGGTTGAACGCTTTTCCCTGACTGGGTTGCGCTTTGATAGCGCCGCCTTACCCCCTACGGATACCGAACCCGATCGCGCCTCGATTGAAGCGGTGGAAGTTCAGTATGATTTACTTCCCCTGATATTCGACCGTCGGTTAGAATTAAACGTTACCCTAATTGAACCCGATGTCTATATCGAACAAGCTGTCGATGGATCATGGATGCCCTTGGAACTTAAAGAGCAAGGAGAACCCGGTCCAATTGAGGTAGATTTACAACAGTTAGGGGTGCGGAATGCTGAGGTGCAGCTTGTGCCTCGATCCACGGAAGGCAAACAGCAATCCCCCGTCGCGATCGCAATTCCCCAGGGGAGTAGTCAATTCTTACAGGATAATGACATCATTCGCTTCGATGTCCAAGGTGAAATCGCGAGTGGTGGAACCTTTAACCTACAGGGCGAACACCTCTTCCCCACTAGCGCCACCCACCTACAAGTTGATGGGCAAAATGTCAAGGCTAGTACCCTGGATCGCCTAATTCCCCTACCCCTAGACGTGAATGCGGGTAATGTTGGTGGGGACTTAGAAATCACGATTAAACCGGATCAACCCCTCCAGTTTCTGGGAAACGCCACCCTCAACAACGTAACCGCCCAAGTTCCCCAACTCCCCCAAGCCTTTGCTAATACCAATGGGCGATTACGCTTCAAAGAGACAACCATTCGCTTAGAAGATGTAACCACCCAATTCGGGCAAATTCCCGTCACGGCTAATGGTAGTGTGGATCTAGAGACAGGATTTAATCTCACCGCCCAAACCCAAGCGGTACAAATCAAGACCGTTTTACAAACCTTTAATCTCGAAGAAACGCCCGTTCCCCTGTCCGGAGAAGTCAAAGCCGCCCTGCTAGTCACAGGTTCGTTGACCCAACCCCTAGTGAAGGGAGAAGCCGTTACCACGAAACCGACTCAGATTGATCGCGTCACCTTCAGCACGATCAGTACCGATTTTACCCTCACTACACCCGCCCAACCGCAAGATCCCACCCGCCTCGCCGTTCGCAACCTGCAAGCCCAACCCGCCATCGGTGGCAAAATTACTGGAGAAGGTGTGATTGAACTGGGGGAAAAGGGAGGATTGCAATTTAACTTGCAAGCCAATAACCTGCCAACCACAGCACTAGCAAAAACTTACAACACCACCCTACCGATTCCCGTTGGTAACCTCTCCGGAACCGCCAAAATTTTCGGTCCCTTAGATAATCCCCAAAACATCCGCGCCACGGGAAGGGCGACGGTGCAAGCGGCTGGGGGTACAGTCACCGCGACAAATCTGCAAGTTCTGGATAATCGTCTCACCGCCTTAGTCCAAGCCCAAGGGGTGGAACTGTCCCAACTCGCGGATGTACCATCGCAATTTCAGGGGACGGTAGCGGGTCAGTTTACCCTATCAACCCCTTTGGATCAGTTTGCCTTATCCCAGATTCGCGCCCAGGGTAAGGGACGCCTGAGTCTGGCGGGGGGAACGATTGGCGTCGAGAATATCCAACTGTCTCAAGGGCGCTGGCGGGCTAATGTTGATGCTAATGGGGTGCAATTGGGAGAGTTAGCCCCGCAAATTCCGGACGCCCTACAAGAACCAATTAACGCCACGTTTGCCCTGTCTGGTTCTCTGGCAGATCCGTCTGTTTCCGGGATTAGTGGGATTGGTCAAGTGGCGCTGACAGCGGCTGGGGGACGGATTAATCTGGAGGAGGTGACTCTGGACAAGGGGCGTTGGCAAGCCCGGATAGACGCGAATCGGATTCAGTTGGCAGAATTTGCGCCTCAATTACCGCCTCAACTGGAGTCGCCGTTTAGTGGTACGTTTGTGGCGTCGGGTTCCTTAGATGAGTTTTCCCCATCAGCGATTAATGTAGCCGGTGAAGGACAACTGAATGTGGGTGGGGGAACCGTTCAGGTGTCAAATTTGGATGTAAATGCCGGTCGTTGGCAAGCTACAGTGGCGGCGAATCGGGTGGGATTGGCGGGGGTTGTGCCTCAGCTACCGTCGCAATTGTCGGGGAATTTAACCGGAATCATGAATCTGTCCGGGAGTCTGGATCAGTTAGCGCTGGAAACGATTCGGGGGGATGGGAATGCTTTAATTAACCTGGCAGGGGGTGTTGTCCGGGCAAGGGATATTAATCTCGCCGCCGGACGTTGGCAGGCAGATGTGCAAGCAGCGGGGCTGGAGTTGGCAAGGTTAGCACCGGAATTACCGCCCCAATTTGCTGGGGTGTTGGCGGGAAATTTTGACCTGTCAGGGTCTCTTGAGAAGGTAGCACTGGATCAGATTCAAGCCCAAGGTCAGGGCAGATTAGCCGTGGCTGGGGGTACGGTGAGGGCGACGGGGGTACAGTTAAATAATGGGACGCTACAAGCAAAGCTAAACCCTCAAGGGATTGAATTGGCACGGTTTGGGGAACAGTTATCGGGAACCTTAAGCGGCAATGTGGATGTCTCCACCAGTTTAGAGACATTGACCCCGGAAGCGATCGCGCGATCGCTAACGGCGGCGGGTCAACTGCGATTTAGTCAAGGATTTGCCTTGATTGACCGTCCTGTGAATACCACATTTCGCTGGACAGGTCAAGGAATAGACCTGCAACAGTTGACCGCCGAGGGACTGTCTGCTAGTGGGTTTATTGGAGTGAATCCCGCCCAGTTGGATCAGGGAATTGGGGCGGTGGGGAATTTTAACCTGGATGTGGCGGCAAATAATTTAGATTTAGCTGAACTCTCGGCGTATTTACCCCCAGCCGCAGCGGATGTGGATGTGGATGTGGCGGGATTGGCAGATTTTACGGGTACGATCGTGGGGACAGTGACGAATCCCCGTGTTCAGGGGAATTTAGAACTGGAGGATTTTGCCGTCAGTGGGTTGACCTTTGAAGAGGAACTCGCTGGTTCAGTGACGTTTATACCGGGAGAGGGCGTAGACTTAGATCTACAAGGTGAGACAGATCAGATTGAAGTAGCCCTGGGATCGGATTATCTTCCTGTTTCCTTTAACATTCGTCGCGGGGATGCGATCGCCACTGGGACGCGCCAGGGTAATGTGCTACGGGTGAATACAGAAAATATTCCCATCGCCTTGATTAAAGATATCGCCCCGGTGCCTGTCGCCCTGGAGACTCAACCCTTGGTGGGTGATATTTCTGGGGAAGTAGCAATTAATTTGAATACCTTTGACGTGGCGTTAGACCAAGTGGAATTAACGGGTCCAATTTTTGGCAGTCGTTTGCCAGGGGAAGCTGCACCAGGGGAAAATCTGTATAGCCTATCGGGTCGAATTACCCAAACGCCCACGGGACCTGAATTTCAAGGGACGCTGAATATTGAACAGGGGCAACTAGAAACCCTAGTCGCGGGCTTACAGTTAATCGACTTGACCACAACACCACCCACTACCCCCACCGCACCCTTGGATATCGCCCAAGTGGGAATGCCCCAAGCAAAACTGCAAACTCAACTGCGCCGTCTCTCGGAAATTGAAACCCTGCTGCGACAACGGCAACAGGCGGAGGAAGAAGCAGAGATTCTGCCGGATTTAGAGGAGTTAGATGGCACCTTTAGCGGTACGGTACGGATTAGTGGCTCGTTGGCATCGGGAATTAATGCCAAATTTGACATTGAGGGACAAGACTGGGAATGGGGTGATTATCAGGTTAATCAGGCAACGCTTCAAGGCAGCTTCCAAGAGGGGGTACTGACGCTGCTTCCGGTTACATTGCGATCGGGAGAGAGTTTTGCTACATTTTCCGGGGCTATCGGTGGCGAAACCCAATCGGGTCAGTTACGCCTAGAAAACTTCCCCATCGCCCTAATCCGAGACGTGGTGGATTTACCGCCTGCGATCGGTCCGATTAGTGGGAGTCTGGACGCCACGGCGACGCTTTCGGGGAGTTTAGCGAATCCCCAAGCCAGAGGATCAGTGACGGTAACCGATGCGACGCTGAATCAAGAAGCGATTGAAACCTTGCAGGGGAGTTTCAGTTACAGTGATGCCCGATTGCGGTTCTTAGCCGAAAGTATACCCACAGACGAGGGTGAACCTCAATTGGTGGTTCAGGGGAGTATCCCTTACCAATTACCCGTTCCCGACGCGATCGCCCCAGAGAGTGAGGTACTCCGCCTGAGTGTGAATGTGGAAGACGAGGGGTTGGCTTTATTAAATATCCTTACCCGCCAGCAAGTTGTCTGGAGGGGGGGAACCGGAAGCGTGAATTTGGATATTCAAGGCAGCTTTGATCAAGAAGAAGGTCGTCCGAGAGGAGTGAGGGCACAGGGAACTGCGATCGTAGAAGGGGCAACAATCGCCTCCCAAGCCCTACCCGAACCGCTGACTGATGTGACGGGGGAAATTGAGTTCAACTTTGACCGGGTTGATGTGAATAGCTTGACGGCGAACTATGGTGGCGGTCAAATTACGGCAGCGGGAACCCTGCCCATCTCCCAGCCCATTCCTCAGCCAAATCCACTCACCGTAAATATTGGGGAACTAGCAATTAACCTGAAAGCCCTATATCGAGGTCAGATCCAACAAAGTCAGGTGGTGTTGACTGGGACAGCATTGAATCCCACGATTGGTGGTGAAATTAACTTAGTTGATGGTACTGTACCACTACCTGAGCAAGATGGCAGTGCGGGAACTGCTGTAGGAACTGGGGGTAATACGGAGGAGGGTATTGTTTTCGAGTTTAATGACTTAAAAATTACCCTGGTGGAAGATATTCAAATTAGAAAGGCACCAATTTTGAATTTCCTTGCCGAAGGGACTCTAATAGTGAATGGAACCTTAGAAGATTTGAGACCCGATGGGGTGATTCAGTTAACGCGGGGTCAGGTGAATTTATTTACCACTCAATTCCGGTTGGCGCGGGGGCATGAAAACACGGCAGAATTTATTCCCGGTCAAGGACTTGATCCCTATTTAAATGTACGTTTAGTCACATCAGTTGCCGAAGCGACCCAACGGCGACTCCCGACAAACGCCCAGACTGCCGAAATTGCTGATGTGCCTGATTTTGAGTTGGGCGCGGTGCAAACGGTTCGGGTTATCGCCCAGGTGGAAGGACCGGCGTCTCAACTGGAGGATCGGTTGGAATTGACAAGTACACCTGCACGCAGCGAAGCGGAAATTGTGGCGATGTTGGGTGGGGGATTTGTGGATACGTTAGGGCGAGGGAATAGTACGTTGGGGTTAGCGAATTTGGCGGGTTCAGCGGTTTTGGGACCTGTGGGTAATTTTATTGCGGATGCGTTACCGTTGAGTGAGTTTCGTCTATTTCCGACGATTATTCCTGATGATGAAGAACGGGCTTCGAGTTTGGGATTTGCGGCTGAGGCGGGGGTTGATATCACGCAAAATTTCTCGGTGTCGGTGTTGAAGGAGTTAACCACTGGGGAACCGTTCCAATACAATCTGCGTTATCGGCTGAATGATAATGTGTTATTGCGGGGGGGGACTGATTTTTCCGGGGATAGTCGGGCGATTATTGAATATCGGCGGCGATTTTAG
- a CDS encoding SDR family oxidoreductase translates to MATYLVTGANRGIGLEYCRQLIERGETAIAVCRKTSEALDSLGIRVETGIDITSDDSVADLASRLKNTPIDVLINNAGILRKNTLPQLDFDAIRQQFEVNALGALRVTQALLPNLGTGAKVAIMTSRMGSIEDNTSGNSYGYRMSKVAVSMAGKSLSIDLKPRQIAVAILHPGMVSTDMTGHNGIPTQEAVQGLLARIDQLNLENSGTFWHAKGEVLPW, encoded by the coding sequence ATGGCAACTTATTTAGTAACAGGCGCAAACCGAGGTATCGGCTTAGAGTATTGCCGACAGCTAATCGAACGAGGAGAAACGGCGATCGCAGTTTGTCGAAAAACGTCTGAAGCCCTCGATAGCTTGGGAATCCGGGTGGAGACAGGGATTGATATCACCTCAGATGACTCTGTTGCTGACTTAGCATCACGTTTAAAGAATACTCCTATTGATGTATTGATTAACAATGCCGGAATTTTGCGGAAAAATACCCTCCCCCAGCTTGACTTTGATGCCATCCGGCAACAGTTTGAGGTAAATGCGTTGGGCGCGTTGCGTGTCACCCAAGCGTTACTCCCCAATTTGGGTACGGGTGCTAAGGTTGCGATTATGACTAGCCGCATGGGTTCGATTGAAGACAACACCTCTGGTAATTCTTACGGCTACCGTATGTCTAAAGTCGCCGTTTCCATGGCGGGTAAGTCTCTGTCAATTGATTTAAAACCTCGTCAAATTGCCGTGGCTATTCTCCATCCGGGTATGGTGAGTACAGACATGACAGGTCATAATGGTATTCCTACCCAGGAAGCTGTTCAGGGACTTTTAGCCCGCATTGATCAGCTCAACTTGGAAAATTCTGGTACGTTTTGGCACGCGAAGGGGGAAGTATTACCTTGGTAA
- a CDS encoding glycerophosphodiester phosphodiesterase, which translates to MRSHDQNSCPLVIAHRGASGYRPEHTLAAYELAIQMGADYIEPDLVMTQDGVLVARHENEISGTTDVATRPEFRDRQTTKMIDGQTVTGWFTEDFTLAELKTLRVKERLPHLRSTEFDGLFDIPTLVDIIELVQRQSAATGRMIGIYPETKHPTYFTAIGLSLEEPLVNILNQYGLCDRTSPVFIQSFETANLKALKQITDVSLVQLVNDIGQPYDFIAHPQHHDNNNRTYRDLVTPQGLGEIADYADAIGVNKRLIVPTGADGYLLPPTSLLDDAHAQGLQVHGWTFRNEEVFLAPDYQGNPELEYQQFYRLGIDGLFSDFPDTALHVEKN; encoded by the coding sequence ATGCGATCGCACGACCAAAATTCCTGTCCTTTGGTGATTGCTCACCGAGGCGCAAGTGGCTATCGTCCCGAACATACCCTCGCGGCTTATGAGTTAGCGATTCAGATGGGGGCGGATTACATTGAACCTGATTTGGTGATGACACAGGATGGGGTATTGGTGGCGCGTCACGAGAACGAAATTTCGGGTACTACCGATGTGGCGACTCGTCCAGAATTTCGCGATCGCCAAACCACTAAAATGATTGATGGGCAAACTGTCACGGGTTGGTTTACTGAGGACTTTACTCTGGCTGAACTAAAAACCCTACGAGTCAAAGAACGATTACCTCACCTGCGTTCGACAGAATTCGATGGGTTGTTTGATATCCCTACTCTGGTTGATATTATTGAGCTAGTTCAACGCCAAAGTGCTGCAACTGGACGCATGATTGGCATTTATCCAGAAACCAAGCATCCCACCTACTTTACCGCGATCGGACTCTCGTTAGAAGAACCGTTGGTAAATATCCTCAACCAGTACGGATTATGCGATCGCACTTCCCCTGTATTCATCCAATCCTTTGAAACAGCGAACTTGAAAGCGCTCAAGCAAATCACCGATGTATCCTTGGTACAGTTAGTGAATGACATTGGTCAACCCTACGATTTTATTGCTCATCCTCAACACCATGACAATAACAATCGGACGTATCGAGATCTGGTAACGCCTCAGGGGTTAGGGGAAATTGCGGATTATGCAGATGCGATCGGGGTTAACAAACGTTTAATTGTACCCACGGGGGCGGATGGTTACTTATTACCCCCCACTTCGTTACTCGATGACGCTCATGCTCAGGGTTTGCAGGTTCATGGCTGGACATTCCGCAATGAAGAGGTTTTTCTCGCCCCCGACTATCAAGGTAATCCTGAGTTGGAGTATCAGCAATTCTATCGGCTAGGAATTGATGGACTTTTCAGCGATTTCCCAGATACAGCGCTTCATGTAGAAAAAAATTAG